ACTCATatagattaaaaagagaaattcgAATTAGTTCGCAGCCACCCAGTAACCCACGCAAGCTGTCTCCTGCGGGAAGTGACAGGCAATTAGGAAGAAATTCATCACTTTCTCCCCGGGGAGGGGGAGACCCGGCTCCTGGGAAGCCCCGGCCCGTCCTCCAGTGCGCCTGCGCCGAGGCGCTGACGCCAACCCAGGCCACGCCCCCTCCCGGAGCGACCGCGGGCctcgggggcggggcctgggcacAAGATGGCCGCTGCGCGCCCGGAGCCCCGGAGTCCGAGCTCAGCGGCCCCGGAGCCGAGATCCCCGGAGCCTCCGGACCTGGTGCGGGCGAGGAAGGGGCCTGGGCGGGGAGCTCGAGGCGGGAGGAGGGCGCAGGGGTGGGCGGGGCCAGGGCGGGGCTTAGGGCTGGGCGGGGAAGGTATTTAGCGCTCCGGCCCTGGGGGCGGTGCTTCTCGGGGTGGGCGAGGGGTGGGGCTTAGCACGGAGCCTATGAGggtggaggggcggggcctgggtgggggtggggcctgaggaggGGGGTTGGGCGGAACATCTGAGCTGGTGATAGGTCCAGAGAGAGGAGTCCCAGGGATGAAGTTTGTCTAATTAGGGGGCGGAGCCTTCAGAGGGCGGGGCCTCAGAAATTCTAAGGTGGAAGGTTGGGAAGGTGACCCTGAAAGACAAAGGTGTGGGGTTATGGTTGGGGCATGCAcgttggggtggggggatgattCTGCAAGGGTCTGAGTGATGCGTCCTGATGCCCAGGGGAGGATTTGGGGGGAGAAATGACTGCTCCAGGTGACCTTGGAACCCCACTCAGGATGGGAGAGTATCTGAGGACaaccattcattcaacagacatttactcAGCTCCTACTTGGGCTAGACAGATGGAGAGGTGAATGAGACACATAAGCTGTATTCTTTTGCAGCTTGCAGTTGGGTAGGGAAGAGAGACAATAGACGAGACTTATTGTGTTACGTTCTATAAAAAAGAGTGAGCTGACAGAGTTGGGGGGTAGGGAAACTAAATTTAGAAGAGAGAAGTCAGCTGTGTGCTGGCTTATATTTACACTAGGGTCAGAGAGATAAGCGGGAGCCAGATCATGATGGATAGTAGATGGCGTTTTGGGATTTTAAGAGCAGTTGGAATCATGGGAGGGTTTTGAGTGGGAAAATGACTGCCGTCTGATTTCCGTTTTCAAAAGGTCATTCGGGCTGCTTTGGGGAGGTGGGTTATAAGGGAGCAGGTGTAGGAACAGAGTCATTCAGAGGGTCAGGGGACTTGGCAAGAAATGATTGGCTTAATTGTAagtggggtggaggagagaaatGGCTGGATCTGTGATGTATTTTGGACAGGAGGGGAAGTCTTGGTGGTCATACGGCAGAATCTCAGAGGAAGGAGAGCCGAATCTAGAAATTAAGGGGCTCAGTATGTTACAGAGTGTGTTTTAGTAAGTGTGTTTAATAAGGCGTGTTGGGGAGGCCTTGAGGCAGATTCCACAGGCTCCTTgtttcttccccctcccacccccgcttcACCCAGGTCCTGGTGCCTGATGATAGCCGCCCGGCCACCCCCCCAAGTGACCTCATCGAGATCCAGGTGGTGAAGGTGACGGACACCACGCTGGTACCTGAGCCCCCGGAGCCAGGTTCTCTCCACTGTGCCTTGTGCCCGGCTGTCTTCCGGCTGGTCTCCGAGCTGCTGTTCCACGAACACGGCCACCTGGCGGGGGCTGAgggtggtgggcagggtggggaccCAAGCCGGTGTCATGTGTGTGGCCACAGCTGTCCAGGCCCCGCCAGCCTCCGTGCCCACTACAGCCTGCACACGGGAGAGCGGCCCTACCGCTGCCCGCTCTGCCCCCGGGCCTTCAAGGCCCTGGCACCTCTGCTGCGGCACCAGCACCGACACGGGGTGGAGCCGGGGACCTCTCAAAGGCCTccggaggcggcggcggctcAAGAACAGCGGCCCGGGGTGCCCCAGGAGAGGTCGGAGGTGGTGATGGCTGCGGCGGCCGCAGGCGCGGCGGTGGGGAAGCCTTTCGCCTGCAGGTTCTGCGCCAAGCCGTTCCGCCGCTCCTCAGACATGCGAGACCACGAGCGGGTGCACACGGGCGAGCGGCCCTATCACTGCGGCGTGTGCGGCAAGGGCTTCACCCAGTCCTCGGTGCTCAGCGGCCACGCCCGCATCCACACTGGAGAACGCCCCTTCCGCTGCACCCTCTGCGATCGCACTTTCAACAACTCCTCCAACTTCCGAAAGCATCAGCGCACCCACTTCCACGGGCCGGGACCGGGGTTGGGAGACTCTGGAAGCCAGCTGGCATCGGGGGCCGACGGGTCAGGGAGTGGGTGTGAGGCAGGAAACACTCTGGAAGAGGGACGTGGGGAGACCGCCAAAGTGAAGGTGGAGATCGACCAGTAGTCTGAGAGAGCAGGAACGTGGGAGGTAGGCGGCAGGTtgcaggggaggggtgggtgggaaacGGAggcgggggaggaaggggagaggctgggggagaggTGACGTAAGAGCCCACAGAGATGGCCATGAGCGGCCAGGGTGGGCGAGCAGAGGGAGAAGCGGGCTCAGGACGCTCACGAGCCACACGGCACCCCCGTGAGATTCAGAGGAAGGCACAGAGGCAGCCCTGTGGATGCCCAGCAAAACGCAAGGAACACGGGCTCCATTTCATTGCCCCATTTGCCCCCCTGATGGGCTGTCCTCGCGCAAGACACAGCTTGCGGCAGCAGAGCTGAGCACTGCAGAGGGGGGACCAGGATGGAACCTTTTGCCTACCTCACTGCATTGCACTGACCATGGGATGCCTACCCGTCCTCAGGCAGAAGACGCCCACCGGGTCCTCCATTAAGAGACTGGGACCCCATCACCTCAAAGCCAGAGGGTCCCCAAGTCATAGCCAAGAGCGCTCAGGTCACAAGGATGGAAGCCTGACCGTAAGAATTTTGACTGCAGGAGCTGCTAGCCCTGCTCCTATGTGGTCCCTCCCTAAGCCACCCAGACTCCTCTTCCAAGGCAACTGAAAACCCAGACCATGAACAGTCACCTAACATCCCCCTCCTAAAGCTTCAGGCTCAGAGCCCATGGTCCCCCAGGTCTACAAAGTAGCCTCAAGTTTCTCTAACTACCTTCACTCCCAATTTGAAGCAAACGGCTTACAGCCTGGTCCCAAGCTATGCCAAGGAATGGTTGGTGGGTGGCAGTGTGGTGGCCTGGCTGGTGTCTGGCGGCTGGGGAACAGGAGTTGGGTCACTGGGGGGTTGGGCAGAGGAGGAGCTGCAGGTGGGAAGCCTCCAGTTCTGTTCCCATTAAAGGACTTTATGAAGGGTTTTCTCTATGTTGGTCTTGTGTTCCAGGGCTGGGGGTACAAGGGCCACTGTGGTCCTGGCCCCAGCAGTGAGTTGCAACTCTCTCcaaacctctgtttcctcatcttcagaATGGGGTAGACAGCGTCTGGCTATTCAAAGAAGCTATGTCGTTCAGCTATGGGATTGGGGGTCAGGGAAGTTTGGCAAAACGAAGGGACTCCCGTGTCAGGATACTAAAGGTGGGAGAGCCCTGGATTTGCACCCCTTCCTGTTCACCCAACACCCCCATAAGTTGTCCCACAGACAACTCATAAGGGGAACAGAATTCAGTTTTTACCAAGGAAACGCCCATGTCTCCCATCACTGGCATCACCACCCAAGCTAGAAGCCTTGGCAGGTTCCTTGagtctttttcctccttcatccaTTTGTCTGACTCCCTATCAATTTCCTGCTGTTCAGCCAAATATCTTTGGAATCTGAACGCTTCTTTTCATCATCACTACTCTTGTAGACCAAGCCGACAGTGGTCTCACACGTCCACGCCCTGCTCGCTTCATTCTCCATACTGTGGCCACGCGGATCCATCCTTCCAAAACTCAGACCCCAACCTTGTCACCAACCCACAGCTCCTTGTGGCCGTGAGAAGGGATTCCAGACGTGAGTGCCTACAGGAACTGTGGTGGCAATGTAACTAAGTGAGGAAGGTAGCCGGCTTTGAGGGGAAACACCAGGACCAGCGAGGTGAGATAGGACCACTGACACTCGGGCTCAGCGTTGGGATTTGACAGTGCCGGGGAAATGGCAGCAAACTGGAGGATATATGCCACGTCCAAAGGGAGCAACGGCTACTTGACCCCGGGAGGATGCAGACTGTGTTGCTAGATCTTCCAAATTTTTCAGAAGTCCCATTAGTTCGTATTATGTAAAATctcttgattttcaaatgttggcaGATaactcagcctttttttttttttttatgtatgggCTAAACCAAATGTGTCAGTGTCTTATATCCAGCAGCTACCAGCTGCCAGCCCCGGGCCTACGAGATCACCCAAGCCCCGCTATTGGGAATTCATGGCCCTTCAGTATCCAGCCTCCTACCGCCAGCCTCTCAAACCGTACCAATCTATCTGAAACTCTCTGGAAGAGCTGGGTTGAGTTAGACACACAAAACCCTCCACCTGGAATTCTTTGCCCACTTTACCTGGCAAGCTCCTGTGGCTCTGTCGTCCTTCGggcatcttcctcctcctcctgcaggaAGCTTGGTTAGTCCCCTAGTCTGATAAAGTGACTCTTCCATGCTCTCAGCCCCCGGTGAAACTTCCATGTCCTTTATATTATGGTGGTCCACATCCATGTGACTTTTGAGCCCTGGTACGAGGTCTGTCGCCTGCTGGATCTCCAGCCTTAGAGCATGGTGGCCACACTGCCGCCCTCTCGTGGGTCAAACCGGACTCACCTAGGCAGTGCCCGCTGAGCCGGCTTTGTCTTCAGGTTTCAGTATTGAGGGACCCCGGACTGTAGTCCCAGTGCTACCACGAACTTCTTAGGGATCTTTGGGGCCTCTTTCTTCTCTACGAGCTCAGCACCCTCTTCCAACAAGGATAACTAAATGAACCTTGCAGGTCATATGTTTCACTGTTCCAAGAACCACAATGAGGGCTGTGAAAGGGCTTTTGAAGCTCGCCTAAGTCACCCTGGAGGGAGAGGTTACTACGAGCGAGGTGTATAATAAACACGCATCTCCACAAGGCTGGAACACAGTAATGGTTGACCGGTTCTTTTCCATCTCACTCGAGGGCAAGGAACACGTCCAATTCATGTTTCCCCAGAGTCCATCGAAGGACCCGGCAGACAGGGGCCTTGGGGAAATGTTGGCTGAGTGAACAAATGCCAAAAGCTTCTTGAAGGGGAAGGAGTATAGGCACATCGTCAGTTCCCGAAAGCAGCGACTTACCTGCTTTGTTCATCTCCCATTTGCCCGACTGGAAGCCTAGAGCCTGGATATGGTGAACCCTTGGTAACTACCAgctgaaggaggaaaagcagagagagcGAGGGTGAGGCAGGAGGTGTCAGGAAATCAAAATCCCAGGGAACAAAACTTCTCAACCTTCGGTTTGTCAGTGCTTAATCCCCTCCCCCTGGGAGGCAAGAAAGGACTCCAGCGGCCCTGTTGATAAGATTTATTATTCTCCGCTCTGTACAAGCCGCGTCtgccacccgccccccacccccacaaaccAAGAGCGCCCAGTCCCCCCTGTGCCCTCCCAAACTGCTTGTACTCCACTGTCCCGCCAGATTccaaaggaagggggaggggcggtTCAGGCCCATCTCCACCAAGCTGATTGGGGGACTGAACAGCTGCTGGGGCAGGGCACTGATGAGGGTTACAAAACGGGGTTGGACGGAGGATCAAGTTCAGCGTCTGATAGGAGGAGAAGGGGGCCAGAGAGGTCCAGATGGGAGTGGTTCAGTCTTGAGTTTGCATGACATGGGCCTTGAAGGAGGCTAGTCTGTCTGAAGTTCTGAAGGATGGATGGGAcaaagagaggaggggaaggagtcTGATCAGCCTCCCGAAGGGGCGAGTCCGGAAAAGGACACCTGATTGGAGCGGCAGATGGGaagcacccccccccaccccgcgcgCCCTGGTCAGGCATCCTTCCCGGGCAAGGTGCCCGTCCCTGCTCCAGGCCCCCCGAGGCCCTCGGCCTTGTGGGCCAGGCGGTGTTTCTTGAGGCCATAGGTGTTGGCGAAACCCTCACCGCAGGAGGAGCAGCGGAAGGGCCGGCCGCCCTGGTGAGCCGCCAGGTGCTTACGGAAGTAGCCAGGATCCTTGAAGGCCTTGAGGCAGGCGGGACAGCGGAGCTCGGGCCGCGGCGGCTCGTGCGCGCGCTGGTGGCGCAGCACGGAGCTCAGGTAGAAGAAGCCCTTGCCGCAGTGCTCGCAGCGGTAGGCGCGCTCGCCCAGGTGCAGCCGCTGGTGCTCCAGCAGGTTGGAGCGGTAGCGGAAGGTCTTGCCGCAGGCGCCGCAGCGCTGGGGCCGGGCCACCGCGTGCAGCCGCCGATGCTCCGCCAGGCTGGACGACTGCGCGAAGCGCTTGGCGCACACGCCGCACTTGAAGGCCCGCTCGCCCGTGTGCACCACGCGGTGCTGCCGCAGGTACCAGGAGCGCAGGAAGCCTCGGCCACACACGCCGCACCGGTAGGGCCGTTGCTCCGTGTGGCAGCGCTGGTGGCGCATCAGCAGGGCCGCCTCCCAGAAGCGCTTGCCGCACACCGGGCAGCGGAAGCCCCGCTTCTGCCGGTGGCTGCGGCGATGCAGGAGCAGGTCGTAGGCACCCGCGAAGCTCTGGCCGCAGAGGCCGCAGCCCAGGGTCCGCCGCACCAGGTGCACGTACTTGTGAGTCACGAGGCCCAGGAAGTGCTTGAAGCTCTGGCCGCACGTGGCACAACTGAAGCGCTCGGGGCCCGCGCCAGCAGCCCCGCCGCCCCCGGCCACCGCCGCCCCACTCGCATCGTCACCCCCAGACACCCCTGCCAGCGCCGCCACGGCCGCCCCCACCTCCCCGGCCAGCCCGTTGTCCAGCACGTTGGCCGCATCGGTGCCGCTGGAGCCATCCGAGGGCTGGGGGCCGCCGGGCGCGGGCGGGAGCAGGCGCTCGGGAGCAGCCTGGTGGACCAGCTTGTGCCACATAAGGTTCTCAATGAAGCCGAACGTCTTGCCGCAGGCGTCGCAGCCGTACGGCTTCTCCGCCATGTGCGCCTCCTTGTGGCTCATGACGTGGAAGAGGTCCGGGAAGTGCTCGCCGCAGTCCGAGCAGGCATAGCTCAGTCCATCGGCGGCGCCCCCGGACGTGGCCGAAGCGCCCGGGCCACAGGACCCCGTCGCGCCCTGGCTGGCGGGGAGGCCAGCGGCCCCGGCCAGGGCGCAGGGCAGCTGGAGCCGGTGCACCTGGCGGTGGCGGGTGAGGCTCTGCGGGTATCCGAAGACCTTGCCGCACAGCTCGCACTTGTAGGGCCGCTCGCGGGTGTGCACCACGTGGTGCTTGCTCAAGTGGAAGGACTCGCGGAAGCGCTTCCCGCACACCGGGCACTGGTGTGGCTTCTCGCCCGTGTGGATGCGCTCGTGGCGCTTCAGCGTCTCGCGGCGCCCGAAGCCGCGCCCGCAGATGCCGCAGCAGAACGTCTTGCCGGGGACGCTGGCGCCCGAGGCTCCAGCCCCGCTGGTACCGGCCCCGCCGAGCAGCAGCGGGTGAGCGCCCAGGAGCGGGACGGGCACGGCGCCGTACACCAccgccgccgcggccgccgccgccttcTCGCTGTCTGTGGCCGGGGGGTCGGCGGGTAGGAGGTAGGGTCCCGAGGGGAAGGTGGGCGGGGGCTGCGGGACAGAGGCCGTCGCGTCTTTGGGCGCGTCGGGGGCCGCGGGCGGGGCGTGGGCAGCCTTGTGCCGCAGCAGGCTCTGGGGCGCCGAGTAGGACTTGCCGCACAGGTCGCAGGGGTACACGGGCCTCGGCCCCGCCGCGCCCGCGCCCGCGTGGGCCGCCTGGTGCTTGAGCAGGTAAGCAGCGTCGCGGAAGGCCTTCCCGCAGATGCCGCAGGGCAGGCGCAGCAGGTCGGCGGAGTGCGTCTTCACGTGCCGCTTGAGGCTCTCCCTGCGGTTGAAGCTCTTGCTGCACACGGAGCACGAGAAGGGCTTCTCGCCCGTGTGGATGATCTGGTGCTGGTGCAGGTGGCTGGGCTTCTTGAACACCTTCCAGCAGAGCGTGCAGGCGAACGGGCCGTCGCCGCCCCctgtcgccgccgccgccgccgccgccggaggGGGTACCCCCAGACCCGCAGGGGCGGCGGGGGTCGCGTTGCCGtcggcgggggcggcgggcgtGGCCGGGGGGCCGGAGGACGCCGAGgtgggggcggcggcggcggcgggcgcgggcAGGCCCAGCGGTGGGAGCGGGGCGCCTGGCTGCTGCGGGCCCCCCGCGGCCGGCGGCACGTCCTTGTGGCAGCGACGGTGGCGGATGAGGCTGGAGACGTGGTTGTAGGTGCGGCCGCAGACGCCGCACTCGTACGGCCTCTCCCCCGAGTGCACCAGCATGTGCTGGACCAGGTGCGAGGACTGCTTGAAGGACTTCTGGCACACGCCGCAGGGGAAGCGCCGCTCCATCAGGTACTTCAGCCTCCGGAAGTAGCCCTTGTCGTCCTTGGCTGGATCGCAGGCCGCCCCCGCGGTGGGGCCCGGCGGCGTCTGCGAGGGCGCGGGGAGCGGCCCGGGCGTCCCCGTGGGGGCAGCTAGCCCCGGCGTCGCCCCCGGCCCGGTTGCCGGCCCTCCGCGCTTCAGGTTCCCGAACAGGTGCTGGTGTCCCGAGAGGTCGACGATGCCCCACTGCGGGGCCGGGAAGGCGGCATCGAAGAGCGGAGGAGGGGGCGCCCCGAAGGCGGGCGGCAGGGGCGGGTCGGGCTTCTTGGCTTGGGAGGACGACGACGAAGAGGACGACGAGGACGACGAGGATGAGGAGGGCACCTCGGCCTTGGGTTTGAAGGTGGACTGGGGCGGGTAGTCGTACTGCGGGGGTGGCGGCTGGGGCGGCGGCTGGGGCGGGGGCCCGGGGGCGCAGGGCAGCGCCGCCACTGCCTTGGCGTGCTCCCCGTACAGTTCCATGGGCTCAAAGCGCTGGTGGTTGAGGAACTCCAGGAAGTCGAAGGGGTAGCTCTGGAAGTGAACCCCGTCCTCGCCCCctaggccgctgctgccgccgccccCGGCGCCGCTGCCCGCTGCGTTGGCCTCCATCCTGGGCGGGTGGGAGATGGGGGACCCTGCAGAGAGGAGGACGGGGCTGAGGAGGCAGGGCCTCGCGCGGGGTCCCCCAGCTGCGGGCACTGGAAGACGCACACCCACCGGCTCGAGATCCGCTCCCTCCTCGTCCGGCCTTGCTCACCCGTCCCTCTGTCCTTCCACCCCACAGGCCAGCCTTCCTCTTGGCTCCGCTGGCCCCACTGACCTCTCCCCCTTGGCCTGTCCCCTTTCTGAGTCTTCTTCGCTCCTCGTCTCCCTGCTGTTTCTCGgatgccttctctctctccccttttttctAGGCTTCTCACACATCTCTATCCACCCTGCAGACCCTGCAGGCCCCCGACTTCCTCTCCTCAGATTCTAATTCTtccagcatccctggcttctgctCTCTCTCCCTTGTGCACACTCTCTCAGGCCTCCACTCTGGGTCTGCCCAGGCCCTCTGCTCTGTAGCCCcctcacccccaacacacacacactatcccCAGCCCCCTGCTCTCAATCCCCTCAGGTTTTGCCTTTGTCAAATGATAAGTTTCCATCAGAGCGGTTAAGAGGGTGGCCTCTGGAGCCAGAATGCCAGATCTGAATCTAAGCCCTGCCattctctagctgtgtgaccaaggACAAGTTCCTCTCTGTGCCTggatttcctcatctacaaatgaAGGTGACAGAGCACatccctacctcacagggctgctgtgaggaccCAGCAAGCTATGTGTGTCGGTGGATGCTTCCCGGCACACTGGACGGGACTCTAGTTATCCCTCCCACTGCTAGTAgcacaaagaggaaatcaggacACATGAGGACAGCTGGGATGAAggcagtgtggggagggggcattcttttactcttcttaCTGGGTAGGAAGAGACTCTGCTTGCCTGGCGGAACAACTTACAGCAGTGCAGCTGGGCAGCCTGACAGCAGGAAACACGTGGGCCCCGgccctgggttcaagtcccgtCTCCTTCCTGACCCACACCCTCTCCACTTCTACAAGGGGGCGGTGACCCCCAGAAGGCAGGGGGGCTTCAGGGGGCTGAAATAGGAGGTAAGGAAACACAGCCATTGGCAGAGCTCATTCAGCCCCTGGAGCTATCTGTACCTTCAGTGACATCGCACACCTAGGAGGAGCCTGATGGCAGATGCTCCGGGAGTGTGGGTTCCTGTCCTTGCCCCTGGGGGTGCGGGGTTCCTGCCCCGTCCGGGATGGCAGTTACTCTCTGGGCACCTCCTTTACAGGACTTCCCACTTGCAGGCTGCAGCTGTCCAtgcctgcctgcccaccccccaacctcGTCTCCTGCAACTGATCTGAGCCTCAGACCCGCCAGGGACTTCGGGCAACGCCTCCACTAAGCGGGTGGAAGGCCAGTGGGAGAAGGGCCCGCAAGGTCTGCCATGGTTCTTGGCCGCCATCCCCCTTCGCTGGCTCTGCGCCCAGCCCACCACAGGGGGCAGTGGGGGCTACCAACGCCAGGGCCCATCAACCCCCATCCATCTGGCTGACTGTCTCCCCAGACAGGTGAAAGGTGAGTGTCTCTTCCACACCTGCCCGGAGGTCAGTATTTTTAGCCTCCAGCTCTGGGTGTCCCTGGATGAGACTCAACATCCTATGGCCTTCACACTCCCCTAGTTAAGCTGACCTCCGGAAGAAGCAGAGGAGTGCCTGGGTGCTTGTGGAAGCCTGTGGGCAGAACCTGAGTCTGGGAGAcggtgctgggctgggctgggggacagggagaAAGTACATGGAGGAAGGGTGCAGGGAGTAGGGGAGCAGTTAGGGTGCTACGGTGGGGGCATGGGAGGAGGGGGTCCCAGGAAGGAAGCCCCGCCCTGGCTCGCCTCCATCAGAGCACATGTTAACAGCTAGCTCTGCCGGGGCATTTCCCACAGGCCAGCACCCTTCCAAGCAGGTCACGCACACTAACTCACTGAATCCCCAGCACAGTCCTGTGAGACTGACACGGCGACTCttgttatccccatttgacaaaacagaggcacagagagggcaagtgacttggccaaggtcacagagcaagtttGTGGCTGGaccccaccactaccaccaccaccaccacacacacacacaggactgtTCCCTGAGGAGGACGAAGGGGAGGGTGGAACCATGGGGACAGGAGCCTTATTTGTGGGTGCTCTCTGCATTATGAGGGGCATTCACAGAAGGGGCCACGTGGCTGGGGGAGGTATTTACCATCCTGAACAGATGGAGAAGTGATGTGGTGAGGCCGTTCCCTcttgcctggaacattcttccccaGACCTCAAGGCTCCCTCCCGtgcctccttcaggtctctgctcggATGTTATCTCCAAGAGAGGGAAGACCTCTAACCCCACCACTCACCAGCCCCTCATCCTGACGCATTTGTTTCACCACAGTCATTGCCACCAACTTATTGCgtatatttcctttgctgtgtatttactgtctggcctCCTCACCTAAGACAGTGAAGACTTGGCCTGTCTTTTTCACCACTGGGcccctagcacctagcacagcacctggcacagtgtgggtacttgataaatatttgttgaaatgtgGGAATTAAACAGCGCCCTCCCAAATCACCAGGGGGTCTACAatgaaatcacaaggaaaattagatgaacaagaaatggaaaagcaaaatacCAAAACAGGCGATGCAGCTAAAGCTGTGCTCAGAGATAAATTTATAGCTGTAGATGTCTACTGAtacgtatttgttgaatgaatgacggGATGAGACTATGCTGGCCAGAACTacctgagggaggaagggggacatTTAGTGGAGATGGAGCTGATACTGGCAGGGCGTTCCCAGGAGAATGAATTCCGGTGGAAGTGAGGTTACGAAGAGGGCCCCAAGGGCAGGTGGGCAGATGCTGAAGGACTGCTGCTGGGAGAGGCACAGTGGGTGTTCCTGGGGGACACAACTGCTCAGGCTCACAACTATTTCCAATGGTAAATGAGAGACATTTCCTTTCTCAGGGGACCCAAGCCTCAAACTGCTATCTTTCTAAGGGAAGATGTGCCATGGATTTCATGCACAGAGTGGTGTGATGGGGGGAACCCCTCCCAAGGGGCCGGAGTCCCACAGCAACCGCAATCACAATCATGACAACTCGTGTTTATTGTTTGACCAGTTTCACACGTACCATCACCTTGATGCCTCATAATAGTGCTGTACCATGTTGGACCCATTTTATACGTAGGGAAACTGAGGAGAAGTGGGGGTCATTTCCCTAAGGTCATGTAGCCAGTGGAGGGGAAAGCAAGTATTAGATTCCAGGTCTCTCTGATGCCAGGACCTGTGGGCCATTCTGGTACAACAAAGCTGCCTTGTGATGAAACTCTAGTCTGTAATAACAATAGTAGTAACACGTAACACTGAACCAAGTGCTTTTTACATGTCCAGTACCCTCCTAAATTCTTTACATGTGTCGACTCAATGCATCTTCCCAATAACCCTAGAAGACGGTTAggattattaaccccattttacagaggaagagacTGAAGGCCAGAGAGGTCAATTAATCTCCTAAAGTCATACCACTAACAAGTGGCAAGGCCATGAGTTGAAGGCAAGCAGTGGGGTTCCAGAGTACGCGCTGTTACCCCTACAACAtcctgtctttcctttttttttttttggacgcactgcatggcttgtgggatcttagctccaaccagggatcgaacccgggcccacagcagtggagtcctaaccactggaccgccagggaattcccatgctGTCTTCGCGTATTTCTCTCTTCAAAATAAAGGAAAGCCCTCTCTCCACCTTATACTGGAAAGATACTTTGCCCCATCCACTTCCCTGGCACTCAGCCCCAGGACTAGCCGCTGGCATTTACTGAATGCTAACCAGCACCGCACTAGGTGTCTTATGTGGCTTGTCTCAAGCAGACCTCACAACAGACTCATCTGATAAGCATTACTACTGTTCACATTTAGTAGACAGGAGGACTAAGGCCAAACCATGTCACTGTCACTCCTCCACTCAAAACCTTCAGTGACACCATCTTAAAGCGCGTCAGAGATGACCTCCACAGCTCCAGCAGCTTCCTGGCTGCTCCACCAACGTGCCAGCTCtattcctgccccagggcctttgcactggctgttgcttctgcctggaaggctctcactcccccacctcctccacgtCTTTGCTCAGATGCTGTCTTCTCAGTGAGGTGCTCCAAGACCACTGTAACCTGTCACTCAAACCAA
Above is a window of Phocoena sinus isolate mPhoSin1 chromosome 19, mPhoSin1.pri, whole genome shotgun sequence DNA encoding:
- the ZNF865 gene encoding zinc finger protein 865, with the translated sequence MEANAAGSGAGGGGSSGLGGEDGVHFQSYPFDFLEFLNHQRFEPMELYGEHAKAVAALPCAPGPPPQPPPQPPPPQYDYPPQSTFKPKAEVPSSSSSSSSSSSSSSSQAKKPDPPLPPAFGAPPPPLFDAAFPAPQWGIVDLSGHQHLFGNLKRGGPATGPGATPGLAAPTGTPGPLPAPSQTPPGPTAGAACDPAKDDKGYFRRLKYLMERRFPCGVCQKSFKQSSHLVQHMLVHSGERPYECGVCGRTYNHVSSLIRHRRCHKDVPPAAGGPQQPGAPLPPLGLPAPAAAAAPTSASSGPPATPAAPADGNATPAAPAGLGVPPPAAAAAAATGGGDGPFACTLCWKVFKKPSHLHQHQIIHTGEKPFSCSVCSKSFNRRESLKRHVKTHSADLLRLPCGICGKAFRDAAYLLKHQAAHAGAGAAGPRPVYPCDLCGKSYSAPQSLLRHKAAHAPPAAPDAPKDATASVPQPPPTFPSGPYLLPADPPATDSEKAAAAAAAVVYGAVPVPLLGAHPLLLGGAGTSGAGASGASVPGKTFCCGICGRGFGRRETLKRHERIHTGEKPHQCPVCGKRFRESFHLSKHHVVHTRERPYKCELCGKVFGYPQSLTRHRQVHRLQLPCALAGAAGLPASQGATGSCGPGASATSGGAADGLSYACSDCGEHFPDLFHVMSHKEAHMAEKPYGCDACGKTFGFIENLMWHKLVHQAAPERLLPPAPGGPQPSDGSSGTDAANVLDNGLAGEVGAAVAALAGVSGGDDASGAAVAGGGGAAGAGPERFSCATCGQSFKHFLGLVTHKYVHLVRRTLGCGLCGQSFAGAYDLLLHRRSHRQKRGFRCPVCGKRFWEAALLMRHQRCHTEQRPYRCGVCGRGFLRSWYLRQHRVVHTGERAFKCGVCAKRFAQSSSLAEHRRLHAVARPQRCGACGKTFRYRSNLLEHQRLHLGERAYRCEHCGKGFFYLSSVLRHQRAHEPPRPELRCPACLKAFKDPGYFRKHLAAHQGGRPFRCSSCGEGFANTYGLKKHRLAHKAEGLGGPGAGTGTLPGKDA
- the ZNF784 gene encoding zinc finger protein 784, whose amino-acid sequence is MAAARPEPRSPSSAAPEPRSPEPPDLVLVPDDSRPATPPSDLIEIQVVKVTDTTLVPEPPEPGSLHCALCPAVFRLVSELLFHEHGHLAGAEGGGQGGDPSRCHVCGHSCPGPASLRAHYSLHTGERPYRCPLCPRAFKALAPLLRHQHRHGVEPGTSQRPPEAAAAQEQRPGVPQERSEVVMAAAAAGAAVGKPFACRFCAKPFRRSSDMRDHERVHTGERPYHCGVCGKGFTQSSVLSGHARIHTGERPFRCTLCDRTFNNSSNFRKHQRTHFHGPGPGLGDSGSQLASGADGSGSGCEAGNTLEEGRGETAKVKVEIDQ